The Diachasmimorpha longicaudata isolate KC_UGA_2023 chromosome 18, iyDiaLong2, whole genome shotgun sequence DNA segment CTATTGTGTCGGCTGCTTGGATTAAATCTCGATATCTCTCTCTGGATTACAAAGTAGATCAAGCCAATTAATGATGtcggaatttcattgaatgcTGTTGGTTTatgtaataataaaattatattaaattatctCTGTTAGGGAcaacatttcaaaatttttcatcccctttcCGGGACCTTTAAAACTCTCCAACTGTAGTGTTCAATATTTCCAAATTGGctgagggaaaaatgaaaaatcacccTTCATTCTAGACTCTGTCTACTGATCTTCAAAACTACAAAGATTCAACGAAATTATATCGGTGAATCGTCACATATCGAGATGCGAACGAAGAATCTTACCCAACAAGTGTCCTCAGCTCCACTTTTTTCCAGTCCATTTCCACGAATATCTTCTTCTGAACCTGCTCGATCTCCCTGATCGTGTGCTTCTCGAACAACTTCGTAATGTCCAGATcatgataatttttactggtGTTAAACATtactataataattatttacttgACTCTAAGAATGAAGATGTGATTGGGCGCTGTCAGATTGAGGTACTGCCGTAAGTGAGGGACACGACGACACTTAgaagaaagaaataaatatatccCTCCTATGTATCGTCCGTTGGACCCTCTTGTGCGCAGATGATAACATATCTGTCGGTCAGCTAGAACGCGATATAATCTCCATTTATTAACGCTTCTTGTCCACCAACGAGGATTTTGGAGCACATGTTTTCTCCTACAGGTACTTTCGGCATTTCGACATGGAATTTATCAACATTTTAATACGCTTCATACCTTACTACTCACATGTACGTTCTCTATGTTTATGTACGCTCTGCTTTACTTACAGATACGGCCTGAAAACTACTTTAGGCGCCACTGTCTCTATTCATTATCCCTATAATCTCGGCTAAAAATCGTTCGTCCTCCTTAAAATCATATATCAACAACTTGTCCGCTGCCAAAGATCATAGGGGAGATTACTAACGCTTATGGAGCGGCTACAACCGCAAAATTCAGTAAGGGTGGCGCATGAACTAGGATGGTGAATGTGCCTGTCGGTAAGGCATAACCACAAAGAACGTGGTTAAGTGGGTTCGGAGGCTTATGCCtgtaggagacccaggagccgagaaaaacgcgagaaacgaaaaaatcggtttTATAATATTCCCGGAGCCTTAGAAGAATCGCAAATGGGCTGCCCCGAAGGGCATGCCACGTACTCCGTGGTAATGCTTTACCAACAGGCACGTTCACCATCGTATTTCATGCGACACCGCTACAAAATTTTGCGGTTGAAAGCACTCCATAACCGTCAGCAATCTCCCCTCTAATCTCTGTCTGCTACTGCGCTGTTACTTGGCTCTCTTAACAAAGGGAGGGGGTACTCCGCCAAAATGGTGGTCGCCACATAGCTCTTTCAACTCTTTTCACATCATCATGGCTCTCGTCAGCGAAAAAATGTCTGggaattctaaaaaaatgagCTGCAAGTAATAAAATCGCTCATTTAATCAATTCAATAAGTAAAATTCTCTGGCAGATCGTCCAAATATCGGTAAATGGTTTTATTAACGTATACTGGTTTACGTGACCGTTGCTCGACCTAACGGATCATCATTCCCCTGTGCGGAAGCAGGAGACTCCTCTCTCCTCGCCGTTCACATTGTCATGCTTCCGTTACACTCGGCCATATGGAGAGTGCAAGACGAGAAGTAAcacggaggaaaaaaaatgaaacgaaatATTCAGAGGATGTTGTCGGTGAGAGGGGAGAATTGTGAGAGATCGCTGAATGGGTTAACGAGTACCAAGCAGATACCCAAGATCACAGCTGATAGCAGTGAATAATTGTGCGAAAGGGCCAACTGCACTTGGTTTATTCACTAGTGAATAATACCCCGGCTGTTGGGTAACACTCCCCAAGAGGGAAGCCAATAATTGAATATATATGAAACTGGTGACAATCGACCGAAGGACAAATACTCCTATTCTATATATAGAATGGGAGAATTTTGAGAGAATAAAAGGGACATTTCGCCGATATTTTGGAGATAATTACCGGAGTAATGGCAACCTTTTAACCTGAACTACattttaaaatcaaatttaatctCTATTCTCATGTTTTTAGTCCTACTTTCAGATAATTGAggcatcaaattttttaattgatgaaagaaaaagaaaattcaatagaatgagagtaaaactaattaattaattagtggaTTCCAATTGAGTATAAAAGTAATTAAGGAATGTATTATTTCCTTCGATTAGAATGAAtagatgaaattttaattgtccTAGGTGAAAAGTACAGGTGACGATTGAGGAGTTTTATTACACCTGAGCATTATTCCCAGGTAACTGATGTGACCTTGACAAGGTCCGCCGTTACACACGAACGTTACCTTTGCCCCTTTTCACGTATGTGTCATAAGTCAAATGATTTCTGGTGTTTTTGGCGTGAGACATTTTTTCTTAGTCTGTGTCCAAGTCAAAGTTTTACCATAATAATTGctattttataatgaaaaagaaCAATAATGGTGTTGACCGCTCAATTGATTTGAACTAATGGTAATCATTGTAGTTTCAGTCAAATATAATCatagtttttttaataaacaaatataGCTAGCATTGCTAACaaaaaagttgatgaaaaaaggCGCACTAGCGTTAAGGTTGGTTAAATGTTCCCTGGAATACGCGTGGGCGATGAGAAGCCAGCCGCTCTCCCCACGTGCACACCTGGCCGCCGGTGAGAGAAGCGGGTAAGAAAACCAGCCAGAatacaataaaatgaataaaaaaaaaagaaattcctcCGGCATTGAAATAAGAGCTAAAAGACTAATTCGTCGAATCTTACGttgcacatttttttctaaccCGTGTACCCCTTCGCggtaaattgaatttcagacTAGCGTACTCATGGAATTCATTCCGGATTCTTTGAAGGTCAAGCAAATTGAGTAATTAAgttattgaattaatgaatttatcatCCACTACATTTTTAATACTTTgtacttgaaaaataaaggacAATCTTCCAGTACCAAACTTACTTATCATtaacattatttttgattggaaaattgaaattccctCTCTCTGAAGCGCGATGCCTATCAGATTTGCTTCCGAGTACGTATTAAAAGtctgataatgaaaaaataaattgtcgaCGGGACGAGGGAGAGCTTGTATGAGTGTAGATTCCATTGGGTGTTATTAAAGAACCCAGGCCACGTAGCGTGGATTCCGACTATAGTTTGAATGTACGTGAGAGAGCCCAGTAGAATTCAACCGGAAACCATTGTCTTCCTCGTCTTCATTTTACCCCTGCAAGATagagtaattttttctcagCATTCCACCTCGATCCACAGTGATCATTTGTTGCGAAAAAAGTGCATATTGAATAGAAAGATTGTCACATCCGTGCTATTTAATTTTACGCCCTCTTCTCACGTTAGCCTTTGGATATCTTTGTGAGAGGGAAAAAGAGTAGTTTGTCCGCGTTTCCTTTGCACCTGAGGGTTGTGTTGGCATTCAGAGGGCCAACAAAAGCGGAAAAAAACTTCCCTGactgaaaaatttgattttggcGAAAGttaattttcctcaaaaaattgaaggggGTTGAccttcaattttctttatgAAAGCAAAAAAAGGTTTTATTCACGTCTTGAATTTCGGCACTGGGGTAAATAGATTCTAGCAAATTTCAGCACTGGGGATATTGAGAAAAACAGCCTTCCCTCCGTTTTACCCCGGGGAATTTTCACCCCGCTGAAACGATGTTTTCGCCTAGAAGCATGCGCCCATGTCGTTCTATATTAAACCCAGGGGAGAACCAAAAACACTCAGCCGATTGCGAAACGAGAGCTGATATTTTCGTGGTGGCAACAAGTAACAGCTTCCGGTCTGAAAGCTTCTCCTATTGCGGGGGGATACACTTGTTTTCCTTTTCCttcgattaaattttttacattttttttttcctcgttttaTTCCCTCCCCACGCCTCGCTCCACCGGAAACACCCACGCACCCCCTCGCCGACTCATTTTGTTCATCGGTGAACGCGCAGACGCGTGAACTCGGCGTAAACCAGCTCGTGTGCCTCGTGGGTGGATTTCGGAATCGGTTTTTGcattacattattttttttaccggtTTCAGTCGAAGAGAAAACGCCTCGGTGAACTGCGTATTACATTGGATTCTGGCTTATGTTTCTATTACTTTgcattcttgtttttttttaattcaaattttttaatattttactaacaaaaatatactatttcctatgatgtaataaaaaaaataaataaaattctatgaattaatattatattatgGATGAAAAAGTTAAGCTCTTTCAATGAAAGATAATTATTAGCTAATCAATGAATgtaattttatgttttattgaaaaaaatattgaaatcaaAGCCGTAAAACTCTTGAACCCAATGAAGCCAAGGACATTGTCAGTCGCTATTAACGCGCCCCTCCTCCCTCCTTCTACAATACAAGAGACAGCAATCCAAAGAATGATGCCACGATCGCTGCACGAGTCAAGGGAGACCTCCAACTTCCGGTCACGTGACCACAATGGCTGGCGGGGCAGCcggttatttttctttcttcttaTTCTTAGCCCGTCGCATCCGCTACTTAATAACTACCACGTTCCTGGATATACGTCGAGAGCTTTGGCGAAGCTTGCAGCTTGCTTAATGgataaatacaataaattattgcaTGCAATTTGAGCAATTATTTTGCACGCATTTGGACCTTTGattcaattcaaattttttaaatatttttctcgtttaataattataaagtcTAATTTGAGGTATGAAAAATTCGCAAATGAAGTTCCATTTTACGGCCTGGATGATGCTCCTGAGGTCGAATGTTAGGGGTAATGGCGTGATTTCCGGTATAGTGTAATCGCCCATACGATAAATCAAAATTTGAGAGAAACACcagaagaaagagagagagagagagagagacttcCGGTTCAactgtgaaattcaaatttcccgggaaattaaaataatctcGAAGCGGAAAATCATTGCGAGCAATAAGTTTTCCTTTGCTTAGTGGATTCAGTGCAGATATGAGGACGTCATGATCTATTGTCAGTGGGGTTCTTGAGGCCACACGGTGCGGCTCGAGCGGTTCGTTCCGAGAATTGCATTTCCGTGAACCGTCTACCCACTTCCTCTTCTTCGCGCACGATCGACTCTCCTCTCCATTATTCCAATGCTTTATTCAGGGTTTAACTTAGAGTGTATTGGGGAAAATTTACGAAGGCGGCCGACAGATTTTATTCTCCTCTGAATGTCTGATTTTTAAACATATTCCTACGTTTTTCTTTCAAAGTTAGCAAATCATTCTGAAATGgaattccattttatttatgaaggCGCATATTAAAATTACTCATATAAATTAAATACTATGCTAcatcatttgaaaataattattttctccttTCGAGAGGACACTCGTTCTTCTTCGAATAATTCTCTGTCTTCCCAATGAGAGCGACACAACTGATAAATACGTTGAAGCATTGAAGTTGTGTACATTATCGTAAATCGAGAGGCACTAGGTTCATTCTAAAGTCGGGCGGATGCAGCCCGCTCGCCTAACTGGCGTTTCCGGTGGTCCCACTCTGCGTGACTCCCCGCACTCCCTCCATCACGAGCCAACTAATCCACCAGGGTACCCCCACTCCCTTGTCTCACGGTCTGTCGctcgttttttttcgtctttttctctctctctctctctctctctctctctctctctctctcttaccCATTGAAAGCCCAAGCATGAAGAGCACTATGGACGAACCAACCACGTCACATCCGTTCACAGCTGGAGTTTCATTCTCGAAGCGGCATTTGCTCGTGGATTTTTCAATGCGAATGAATCTTACAATTTCACGATCATTGATTTTCCATGAGTTTTcattcacaattatttttttaattgattattctTAACCAAGTGGCTAATAATATCATGTCAATTTTAGTTTTCatcaaatgataattaaattagatATGTAACACGAATGATTAAAGCAAacaattcattaataaaattccATGAATCGGTGGATTACATACAGTACTGGAATAGTCATTGTTCATTTATTAACCAAAAAccaattaattgattgtaGCGATATTAGAAAGTTGTttgtaatgaattaatttgaagaaatttaatttcaggtttgaaataaatatgttaatttacttataaaaatgttaataattCATCTATAAAGAaggatattaataaaaatcataatgcTGTGTCAACAACAATTATTAAATGCTTTTAAGCAATCTAATGGCTTAAATGACTTAAACATGCTAACCTCCCGCGACTCTgctaaataaaattcttcgcTGCGTCTCAGCTCCAGAATAATTAACCAGGTTCTCTCTCGAGTGCGACGACCCATGTTCCATCCATTCACGATGTCTCTCCTCGGGCGATTGAGGAAGAGGGGAACCGGCCAGTCGTAAATCCATTGGAACGAATCTCCACCGGTTGTCCTCTGAATCACTACCCCTTCTCCGTTCCTTCAGCGTATGTTTACCGGTTTTTATGGTCTACTTAACGTTCGAAGGAAATTTGAGTTTCTGGCTGGTTTAGTGAATACCACGGACAtaggaaaattgattaatgaCAGAAGACATGCACGATCACCGAAAAATCAAGCAGAAACAATGAAGcgtaatataaaaaatatataaatataaatttctctaTGCAGTATAGTTACCTGGAACTGGAAAGTTACATCGATGGTCTTGTGGCGAATGACGAGACATTTtttgtatcatttttttcaaatgtataTTTACAAGACATATACAGAGCGTATAGGCTTAAATTTAAACTTGAAGGGGAGATTTGGGTTCTTTCATTCGGCGAgtttcgtttttatttttttaaatgtaattCTTTAAATGTATTCTCAGCTGTTAATGATTTCATCAATGGCAATCATTCCATTCAGCGGATGAATGGAACATTTTCCGTTGTATAAAATAAAGTCATTGTTGAGAATATGAATAACTTGGGATTATCGTTCACAATCGCTCATTCACTCACTCACATCTATCTACCTTAATTTTtgtattgtttttcattttaaacatCGGTTTTTTATCATTACTTTATACATCAACGTGTCTGCATACAGAGTACAGTTTTAACATTTTGTCTGTGGTAcgttcttcatttttatatgaaactGCAAGCTGAAAGACGAGGAGTAACATCGAAGTAATGGAAAATATCATTCATTCTTGCAGTTCCATGTCAACAACTTTGTAAAGCCCTATATTGCTTGTGTGTATATGCGGATTGTTTAAATTATCTGGCTCTTCTCGTGAAGCCCAAGCAAAGCGGAACATTCGCAAATCTCAGCTTCACATTTTAGTCACATTCACTTCAGACTTGAGTCCCTTCAGAaccaatttcatttttttatgtcgttaattttcaactttttccattagttgtgaaataatttattaaattaattttgaatcatAAATACGGCCTCAAATTGAAAGTAACAGCATGCTAATTGAAAGCACAAACATTGTGCTTcgatttatcttttttttcctgtaaccttttttccattattttgcacacatacacacaggCTTTCCcctgtttaaaaaaatgtaatgaatAAGTGtcattttgaaatgaaatagCGATACCACATGCAAGAGGAGACGAATCTCTAGGTTGTtccattttcttcatttttaacaattttcatttatccatttttttttcttatcagaaTGAGGGAAAAACCTGTATCCTCGTTTCCCACGTCGACGAAACGTTCACAAGACTAGATAATactggaaagaaaattaatagtcAAACCCACCCGAcgccttttttcattttaccgCTCTCATCATTATACCACTGTCAAATATTCTGCCCGCTCGTCTACAATCGCTTGAAATATTTCCATCCCCACTGGAAATTTAACTCtcctttttacaaaaatttccgACAATCATCGAAAATAAAACTAGAAATTCAACTTCACATTTTTAATGGTTACTACCGAATGTCAGTGATTTTACAAAACTTGGTtttctttcaatgaaaaaccaaaaataccACCGATATATTTCTCTATCTGGAGCCTACTGCGGTCTCACATCAAATCGACGACGCCCACGAATAAATTAAACTGTAGAAAAGTTTTTGTTCTTTCATGTTTTCTTTATACAAATGTAATATACAATATATATgtaatttcttatttttcgtGTTTTATTAATCCTTGCATATagttatttatatatttatagtATATACTGCTATCTATGCGGTAAGTGTCGTGTAAATGTCTctgttttttgttaattttctgCATACGTGTGACGCGTCAAATGATCCTTTTTCCACACTCCCTCAATGCCCAGGGAATCGCAAAATTCTCCCTGGAGGAGGAGGTTTTCAacgtgaaaataaaagaaacaaCCACCGTCACACAAATCCTTCGGTTCGCAGTCACTTTAAAAAGATataataaatacaaaaaaaagggggggggggaattagACACTTgggcattgaaaaataaacagtTCCTCTGAAATCGCCCCTTAAATGCAACTCTTGTACTAATTGCGCACTTGTAGCTCCCAAATCGTTTCTTTCGAACGAcacaaaacataaaaaaccacTCCTATTAAATCCTCACTTTGGTACTTTCCTTTTAAAACGAATAATCCTCACATATTTGCGTTCTTAAAACAAAATGGTAAAAATCTCACAATTCTGGCGTAACAGGATCGAGCAGTCTCTTCTCCGGATCCCTGGAGTCCCTTGTTACAACAATATCGTTGTCATTATGCCTGGCATTGGGATCACACCTGCACCCCTGGGCAGTATGCCTAGCGTAGCACGCTTCACAAACAGTGACGCACCCTTTGAGTGGCCAGTAGCACAAAAGGCAGGGTAATACCATGGTTAATGCAGCCAGACATGCCCATCTAGCGCCCTTTCTCGAGCCAGAGCAGGAACAGGGCTCGTCGGCGCAGCTACCGCCTGCCTCAGAGTCACCACCACTGCCAGTATCACCGCAGTGATAGAAGAGCCCCTTAACACAGCACAGACATGAAGCGTAATCGAGAGCAGTCTCGGCGGAGCAAAAACAGGTGTTGTCACACAGCCAGCGGCTGGGAAGTGGCGGTGGTTCTCTGCAGGATTCGCACCTGCATTTACCACAGTGATCGCACATTATAGATACACTAGGATCGTTGGGCCGAGGAGCAATACTGCCAGTGCCAGTGGTGTTGGCTGGCTCCTTGGTGAATGACACAGGCTGTTTGGTAACAGGTGTACTAGGTGAGGACTGTAGAAGTGTTTGCTGATGCCTTCTAGGATGGAAACGTGAGTCATTCTTattatgatgatgatgatggtggtggtggtgatgatgatgatgatggtggtGCCTTCGTTCGTTCTTCAGGCATTTTTGAATGGTATTCACTGTCTGGTGTTGCCTAAATGGCGTTTCCACGTACTCATTGACGGCTCGCTCACCGTCCGGACGTGGCACCGTGAGGGTTACTTCGCCAACTTGCGTTCTTTCTACTCCACGTGGTGAAGAGACAGGCTCGCTCAGGACATTTGTCAGTGGCAAACGTGATCTAAAACTGCTCGATGTTGATAATGGAGGCAGGGGTGATGTCAGTGGTACCGCTATGGTCGAAATTACTGGCATTTGCTCCAGTCTTGGTGGTGGCAATGGTCGTGAGTGATCATGGCCGTGGACGCGCGGCAAGTTACTAGTAGATGAGCCGCTTGAGGCCGACGAGGCCGGCCGTGACGGCGTATTTTGTCCATTTGTTGACATCAGTGGTATTCCTCCGCGGAGGTCTAAACGCTCCGGCCATCTTGGGCTCGACACAGCCTCGCGATTTCGTGGCTGTTGGTTATCTGGTGATGTGAAACCAGTCTCGTTGGTACCAGTAATCGAATGCGATGACGGGGGATTTCTAGGTGATGACAGAGGTGATACGGGGATACGTTCattccacgattttttttcggatgCTGATGGTGATGGGGTTGATGATGAACCTGCACGCACTGAGCAACCGGCAGCCGGTGATTGGGGAACGCGGGGGCGTCCATTTGTCTCACGCCCGTTAATCCCGCGCGCACGCACTTCATCCCCACCTGCAATCATTAAGAAAAAAGATGGTTCAAGGTAttgttggggggggggggatgggtTTTTGGATGACTAGGGGGTCATATTTTCGTTAGGGGAGAGATTTGGATGGAAGGCAGATGTCCCAAAAGGATGAGCCACCCAGATCTctcaggggaaaaaaaatcaaagatgTGTCATTAAGGCAGAGTGTTATGGGACTAATTTTTCCCATATCctatatttaatgttaatagtTTGATTACGTTCCCTCAATAGTGATAAAATcagtttcaaaaatatttcaaaattgcaTCGTTACCCCAGAGTTGAgtatttctattattattgCGCCCGCAGCTATTTTTGTCCGACGTTACAATCTATTATTGTCCATTATAAAGATAAACTGGCGTGTACCATTTAACGTATAAGACGACCCACGCTGAATTAACTACACTAGATATTTCAAGATCCCCGTATCTCCATAATGCCCCCTCCTCTTTCATTATCGCACTTCAGGCATGAAACtgaaactataaaaaaaaaaaacttatgaatttattttagaaattatTCTCATGAGACTAATCTATAGTggaaaaagtaattttcaataattcgcaATAACAAATCAGTTGCAAAATACATCTAAATTTTCCCTAATTCTCCCACCTCAATTTTTACCTAATACGattcataaacattgaaaTTGTTCATCAAGCCTAGGATAATTCTCAGTCAAACATAAGCTTTAGGGCCGTATAATAAAAcgtaaatgagagaaaaatctggagTTGGTCAACTGgttttgtgaataaaaaaatcttgaaatatGCATAAGGAAGGAACTTCAGTCATTCGCAGTATGCTCCAGGTAAAAAGCCGAGAATTCATTTTCTTGAGGGGTTGTCCGGGGCCATGCGAACTAAGAGAAGaacaagagaaataaaaaatggatgcAGGTCTAACCCCAGGTAAAGTCAGTGGCATCCACCGGGCGCTGAATGAGACTTCTCGGGAATTCGGGGCAGATGTGTGCAAAACCCCTCAAGACAgccaatgagaaaaaaaaatttgaatcgaGCAGAGGAGGAGAAGGGACAGATGGTCGTTCGCGCACTTCTCGATACCGTTTTTCAGTGGGGAGAGGCAACCTCCTGGGCGTTTTCATTGTATTATATCTCAAACCACCAGGTAAATCAGACAGAGATCCttgccatattttttttctttgcttGCCTACCTTACACGATTTCGGGTTtctttgggaaaaaaaaactccataCGTTGTCATTCTTTCAACGAATTGTTCCAGCTTcaaatgaattcattaaaataaatcatctTTCCTCGCACTCCAATACACTACAAATCGTTCCATTTACTTATCAACGAGGgacaattgtaatttttgaaaacctctcgttttcttttcatttttatttttattaacgtCGGGTCTTTATCAAAGCTGCCTTTGAATATAAACGTCTCCACGCGAGTTTtactctcccccccccccgctctttctccctctcgctttctctctctctctccctctcttctcGCTCGTACACATGTACACAGTTATAATACATAGATACTGAGTTAGCTTTGTGAGACGGAACGAGAAGACAGTCTCGTGTCTCGGTGGGCGCCTGATCGTGGGCGTCGTGGTGCCCAAGGCGCCCACACTGTTCGCCCACGCGACCCGGGTTATATATCCAATGCTGTTTCCCCTTGGCCCCTCATCGAACGAATAAACTGCACGATGAGGCCTACTTTCCTCTCCTCGACTTATacaaatttttatgagaaaaacacgaaagaACAAGGTTTATCTCAATAATTACGTAGATAATTATATGTATTTGGAAGTAGGTACCGTACTTATTTTAAATTATGTGAACGTTATGAATATCGTGAATTCCATGCCAACTTCAACAAAAATTTGGATGATTTATGAAAGTAATTAAGGTATTTTGTCCATtacgcaattttttatttattaatggtACAAGTTGGAGACTTCTCAACCTCCGTGATGTGACTAAAAgagataatcgattaattttcCCAATGACAGTGACTTTTCAGATTAcaaagaaattattgaaacagtaaacttttgaagaaaaatggaaattcaaagatatttgtttatttctaCTAATAAATCCTTGAATTACGTTATGTATTGTATATTAGAATCAGTGatgattcattaaaatttatagaTTAATgtatgttgaaaaattaatcaagttGACATAACAGAACATTATCTTGCgtcaaattttcataatttaattgCGAACCCAGTAATCAcgtgaaaagatttttttctcacttccTCGCAATTTTTCCCCACTTCCCCAAcgacctggaaaattccttcAGATGCTCCAAAAATTCCCCACGTGTTGAAAACAATGATAAAAAACATGGACTTGAGGCCATTCTCAtctatttgaaaaatgaagtttTGAAAACTTTATTCTGCACTGAGAGAGGATAGTTCTCATTGGTATCTATCTTGAGACTCTTCCATCCATCGTATAATATGGTGGCGGGGGTTTGGAAACAAGCGTACCATTCAGGCCGACGCTCGACGAATGGAATGTGGCTATCGGGGACCTCAAGCCCAACAGTCTAGCCCCCTCCACTCGCGCCTCTCGTATGTGTGAGTGGCTGCGAGCGATTGCCACAGGTCAGAGCCTTCGAGTCAACTACACACAATCGAGTTGAATCGCCAAGATAATGCCTTGAAACATTTTTCGTAAGCGATAGGCAATGGGAAGCTGTTTCACCTACTAAATAACTGAATGGAATTGTGTCAGACTCCCCTCTACCACTGAAAATCAGAGGAAATGTCAATGACGAGACGAGCGGTTCAAATTGGCCGAAATATTCTCAGAAT contains these protein-coding regions:
- the LOC135170794 gene encoding uncharacterized protein LOC135170794, translated to MPLTLAACSSERGEKKTSFREVVGAASVELRRRTVCEERLRGCHRLLILPQFSFFYVKFYVISPLLIVGVIVVVYPVTSVFYRYLAVENCHVKSIFQWFEAEKKLVNYSGERTRGKTTVFHDDCVLNHRVKELDCIHILHVQRTSSCFTTFFVHVPPSPRTLLYTRPYAPLKSEGEFIVAQRRGSRSRLGIIVWCALRSRAARTDHLQLVDFIINDSTSFWGARECLFRVVVNIEILEILYLVAVGINKCGSVDTLDCNPPPALPPRRPPWPPNSELSTATLRCIGVAAGTACDSSSSCCSCVNTESIGNCRPDWINEGKDNQGVRYQLNQSPSTSIAPPLYPAPPRPPSRSGGDEVRARGINGRETNGRPRVPQSPAAGCSVRAGSSSTPSPSASEKKSWNERIPVSPLSSPRNPPSSHSITGTNETGFTSPDNQQPRNREAVSSPRWPERLDLRGGIPLMSTNGQNTPSRPASSASSGSSTSNLPRVHGHDHSRPLPPPRLEQMPVISTIAVPLTSPLPPLSTSSSFRSRLPLTNVLSEPVSSPRGVERTQVGEVTLTVPRPDGERAVNEYVETPFRQHQTVNTIQKCLKNERRHHHHHHHHHHHHHHHHNKNDSRFHPRRHQQTLLQSSPSTPVTKQPVSFTKEPANTTGTGSIAPRPNDPSVSIMCDHCGKCRCESCREPPPLPSRWLCDNTCFCSAETALDYASCLCCVKGLFYHCGDTGSGGDSEAGGSCADEPCSCSGSRKGARWACLAALTMVLPCLLCYWPLKGCVTVCEACYARHTAQGCRCDPNARHNDNDIVVTRDSRDPEKRLLDPVTPEL